A segment of the Rhodothermales bacterium genome:
TGGAGCGCGGGTTGCCGTGGTCGAACAGGCCGGCGCGTTCGAGAAAGAACTCACGCTTCTCGGGAAAGAAGAGGTTGAATCGCGTCAGGTTGATCTGGACGTTGTCGTCTTCCACCTGCGCGAAGTCGGTGTTCAAGGTCAGGTCCAGCGTCAGGTTCGACGTGATCCCGTATTTGAAGTCGACCCCGAGGTCGCGCGTGAAATCCACGTCCGTAGCCTCCAGCGCGAGGTCCGGCCGGACCTCCTGCACGCCGGCGATGATGTAGGGCTTGATCTCGATGTTCTTGCCCCGGCGGATGTTTTTGAGCCCGGTCAGTTTGCCGTACTGAGACACGGCGGCCAGCGCCGTAAACGTGGTGCCGTAATCGAGCCCGATGTGCGGCCAGATCACGCGCTCGTTTTTCCGGTTGATCATGCGCGAGAGCATGAGCCCGAATTCCAGTTCTTCGCCCTTCGGGAAACGGAGCTGCCGAAACGGAATCGACACCTCCATGGTCCATCCCTGGTCGTTGATGACGGTCTCGCTCCGGTAGACGGCGTCCCACGAGAAGCTGTCCAGCGTCAGGCCTTCGTCCGAGATGGTGGCGTCGTCCTGGGTGCCGAGCGCGTTCATCTCGAAGAGGTAGGCGTTGCGTTTGTCGCCGAAGGTGTCGAGCCCGATGTAGGCGTGATCGTCGCGGTCGTTGCGGCCGCCGCGTTCCAGGTTTTTGGCGCGGATGAGTTCCGGGTTGCTGTCGTAAAAGGTGAACGCGACGTAGAGGTTGTCGCGGTCGTACGCGATGCGCGCCTCCGAGGGCTCCGTGCCCGGGGCGCCGTCTTCCGGCCAGATCTGGAAAAAGCCGGTGAGGGGTTCGATCGTCTGCCACAGCGGTTCGTCCAGATGCCCGTCGATATGCGGCGGCGTCTCGGTGAACACGGCTACGACCTCGTTCGTGGCGCGGAGTGCGGCCGGCGTCGTCGGTTCCTGTTCGGAGGATGGGGAGGGCTGCGCCAGAACGTCCGGCGCGACACATACCATGGACAACAGCAGGCCGGCGCCCGCACACACGTTTTTCATCGAAGTGGCTGTGATTCGTAGGTGGATGGGTGGCCCTGGCACTACCGCCCGGGGCTGAGGGTCAGGGACACGGTGCTGCTGCCAGCACAAACGACTCGAGCAGCCGGATTGTTTGCTGGTGCATGCCGCGTTGTCCGTAATGCTGGCGGGTGACGACGACGACCGCATCGAGCGATGGAAGAATCAGGATGGCATTCCCGCCATTTCCGGCCATATAGGGGGCAGTTATCGGCCCACATCCGGATTGCCAGGTCCGGCGCCAGAACAGGTATCCGTAGCCCTGTTCCGCGCCGGCCACCCGCTGTTCACTCAGCGCGGCGTGCAGCCACGCCGCAGAGACCAGCCGCTGGCCGTGCCATGCGCCGCCATCCAGCACCGACTGGGCGAAACGAAGCAGGTCGCGGCTCCGCAGCCGAAGCCCCCCGCCCGTCATGTATTCGCCGGTCGGCGACTGCGCCCACTGTCGTCGCTCGATGCCGAGCGGCCGCATCCAGGTCCGGTCGATGTAGCGGTCCACCCGTTCGCCGGTGGCGCGTTCCAGGATCAGGCCGAGCAATAACGTGCCGGCGGTACAATACGCGAAGGGGCCGCGCCCGGCGGCGTCCCGTTCATACCCGGCGCGGACGGGGATATCGACCGCCCACCGCCCCCAGTCGCGGAGCGGATACATATTCTCCTCGTTGCCCGGACTTTCGGGGTCGTTGTCGTTGCAGTCGAGCGCGGAGGACATCGTCAGCAGATCCTCGATGGTGACGGATCGCTTGGCATCGCCATCGTTCGCGAATGGCGCGAGGTAGGCGAGGTAGGCGAACGCCGGCGCATCGACCCCTGTAATGAGCCCGTCGTCGATTGCGCGCCCGATGGCGAGGGCCGTGATCGATTTGGTGGCGGATCGCGTGTCGTTGAGGAGATCTGCGGCGCCGCTGCCGAAATACGCTTCGTAGACCAGTCGGCCACCCTGCGCGACGAGCACACTCGTCGTTTGAGGAAAGCTGTCGGCCGCAATGGCCCGTTCCAGATCAGACAGAAGGGTCGTATTCCAGCCGGCATCGCGAGGAGCGACCGCCGGCATCTCCTGGTCGCCGTCCGCGGTCTGCCTGGCCGAAGCCGGCACAGCCGCGAGACCGGCGAGGAGGAGCATCAAACTGGCGTCACGGATGCGCACGAGGCTGCAGGATGGGTGGACGGAGACGGCGCGCTGTTGCTGGCGTTACGGGATGTGATCGCTGAAGGATGCAGCGGGAGCCATCGGGAGGAAGGCATCCGGGATCCTCATTGCGCGGTGTCGAGATACAGCCCGAAGCCGGCGAGCAGCGGGCAGCCGCGCGCGTCCAGCACCGTCACTCTCAGCCGAGACGACGTCGTCGCCTCGATACGGTCCAGCTTCTGATACCCGATCGTCGTGCCTTCGACCAGCGTCGTCCAGCGCCCGCCTACTTCCGCCTCCACGCGGTAGGCGCCAATTCGTTGCCCCAGATGGATCGGCTCCTGGAGGCGGATCACGTTGAAGGTCCGAGCCCCGGGCAGTACGATCTCTACCGACGCCTCGCGGACCGCGTCGTCGGTGGCCCAGAAGGTCTCCTGAGACCGGTCGAACAGCTGAGCCGGCGCGAACGCGTCGTCGCCGCCACGTACGTTGGAGGCGGTGGCCGTAGCGCCGGCGGCCAGATCCGTCGCGAACACGGCGTCGCGCGCCGCCTTGAATTCCTGGAGGCGGCGCACATCCTTTTCGTCGAGCAACCCGTCGCGGTTCGGGGGGATATTGAGCAGGAGCACGCAGTTCCTGCCGGCGGATTTGTAGAAGATATCCATCAACTCGGCGACGGATTTGGGCTCCTGGTCCGGGTGGTAAAACCATCCGCGCCGGATCGATACGTCGCATTCGCCGCCCACCCAGTCCGGACCGTTTTCGTCGCCTTCGTTGAGGTATTTTTCGATCCCCAGCGCACCGATGCTGACCTTCGATCGGTCGAACGTCGACCAGTTCGTCTCGCCGGCGTGCCCGCGCTCGTTCCCGATCCAGCGGACGTCCGGGCCGGCATCCGAGAACATGACGGCCGCCGGCTGGAGCTGCCGCACCGTCGCCCAGAACGCATCGAAGTGGTAGTTCATATCCTTCGCGTTTTCCCCCTTCGCCCCGTCGAACCAGACCTCCTTGAGCGGTCCGTACTGCGTGAGGAGTTCGCGGAGTTGGGCGACGTAAAACGCGTTGTAGCCGGCCTCGTCGCCGTACGATGGCTCGTGCTGGTCCCAGGGCGACAGATAAAGCCCCATGCTCAGCCCCTCGGCGCGAACGGCCTCGGAAAGCGCCCCGACCACGTCGCCCCGCCCTTGCAGCCAGCTGCTACTCGCCACATCGTGCAGCGTGTACCGGCTATCCCAGAGCGCGAAGCCGTCGTGATGTTTGGCGGTGAGGATGATGGTCGAGAACCCGGTCTCCCGGGCCACACGCGCCCACTGACGGGCATTGAAGGCCGCCGGCTGGAAGAGGTCCGGCGACTCCGTGCCGTCGCCCCATTCCCGATCGGTGAACGTGTTCACGCCGAAATGGACGAACATGCGGAGCCCGCCTTCCTGCCATTCGAGCTGGCGCGCGGTCGGGATCGGCAGGACGGGTTCGGGCGGCGGCAC
Coding sequences within it:
- a CDS encoding serine hydrolase, coding for MRIRDASLMLLLAGLAAVPASARQTADGDQEMPAVAPRDAGWNTTLLSDLERAIAADSFPQTTSVLVAQGGRLVYEAYFGSGAADLLNDTRSATKSITALAIGRAIDDGLITGVDAPAFAYLAYLAPFANDGDAKRSVTIEDLLTMSSALDCNDNDPESPGNEENMYPLRDWGRWAVDIPVRAGYERDAAGRGPFAYCTAGTLLLGLILERATGERVDRYIDRTWMRPLGIERRQWAQSPTGEYMTGGGLRLRSRDLLRFAQSVLDGGAWHGQRLVSAAWLHAALSEQRVAGAEQGYGYLFWRRTWQSGCGPITAPYMAGNGGNAILILPSLDAVVVVTRQHYGQRGMHQQTIRLLESFVLAAAPCP
- a CDS encoding alpha-L-fucosidase, which produces MLPRFPTFLLLVLMAVPARAQRVPPPEPVLPIPTARQLEWQEGGLRMFVHFGVNTFTDREWGDGTESPDLFQPAAFNARQWARVARETGFSTIILTAKHHDGFALWDSRYTLHDVASSSWLQGRGDVVGALSEAVRAEGLSMGLYLSPWDQHEPSYGDEAGYNAFYVAQLRELLTQYGPLKEVWFDGAKGENAKDMNYHFDAFWATVRQLQPAAVMFSDAGPDVRWIGNERGHAGETNWSTFDRSKVSIGALGIEKYLNEGDENGPDWVGGECDVSIRRGWFYHPDQEPKSVAELMDIFYKSAGRNCVLLLNIPPNRDGLLDEKDVRRLQEFKAARDAVFATDLAAGATATASNVRGGDDAFAPAQLFDRSQETFWATDDAVREASVEIVLPGARTFNVIRLQEPIHLGQRIGAYRVEAEVGGRWTTLVEGTTIGYQKLDRIEATTSSRLRVTVLDARGCPLLAGFGLYLDTAQ